The Arachis hypogaea cultivar Tifrunner chromosome 19, arahy.Tifrunner.gnm2.J5K5, whole genome shotgun sequence genome has a window encoding:
- the LOC112776720 gene encoding 2-alkenal reductase (NADP(+)-dependent), translated as MAEVVRNKRVVLRNYVTGFPKESDMEIVEGTITLKVPEGSKEVLLKNLYLSCDPFMRNLMNKPQGTETSSGLNYTSGSAIGGFGVSKVIDSGSPDYKYGDLVWGLTKWEEYSLVPSSQIISKIQHTDGVPLSYYTGILGMPGVTAYAGLFEVGSLQKGERVFVSAASGAVGQLVGQFAKLTDCYVVGSAGSKDKVDLLKNKFGFDEGFNYKEEPDLNAALKRYFPEGIDVYFENVGGKTLDAVLLNMRVQGRIPACGMISQYNLTQPEGVTNLANIVYKKIRMQGFHFFDYVNLYPKFLEFVLSHLKEGKIVYVEDIAEGLENGPAALVGLFSGRNFGKQVLLVAPE; from the exons ATGGCTGAAGTAGTGAGGAACAAGAGGGTTGTTCTGAGGAACTATGTCACTGGTTTCCCCAAAGAATCAGACATGGAAATTGTGGAAGGAACCATAACTTTGAAGGTTCCAGAAGGTTCCAAGGAGGTGCTGCTCAAGAACCTCTACTTGTCATGTGATCCTTTCATGAGGAATCTCATGAACAAGCCCCAAGGCACTGAGACCAGCAGTGGCCTTAACTATACTTCTGGATCT GCAATAGGTGGGTTTGGTGTGTCCAAGGTGATAGATTCTGGAAGCCCAGATTATAAGTATGGGGATTTAGTATGGGGGCTTACTAAATGGGAGGAGTACAGCTTGGTCCCTTCATCTCAAATAATCTCCAAAATTCAGCACACTGATGGTGTTCCACTTTCTTACTATACTGGAATTCTTG GCATGCCAGGAGTGACTGCTTATGCAGGTCTCTTTGAAGTAGGCTCTCTCCAAAAAGGGGAGAGAGTTTTCGTTTCGGCTGCTTCCGGCGCAGTCGGCCAACTTGTCGGACAATTCGCTAAACTTACAGATTGTTATGTTGTGGGAAGTGCTGGAAGTAAAGACAAG GTGGATCTGTTAAAGAATAAATTTGGATTTGATGAAGGTTTTAACTATAAAGAAGAGCCTGACCTCAATGCAGCTTTGAAGAG GTATTTTCCGGAAGGCATTGATGTTTACTTTGAGAATGTGGGAGGAAAGACGCTTGATGCCGTGCTCCTCAACATGAGAGTCCAGGGTCGCATACCGGCTTGTGGAATGATATCGCAGTATAATCTAACTCAACCGGAAGGTGTAACGAATTTGGCTAACATTGTATATAAGAAGATTCGTATGCAGGGTTTTCATTTCTTCGATTATGTTAACCTGTATCCAAAATTCTTGGAGTTTGTCCTCTCTCATCTCAAAGAAGGGAAGATTGTTTATGTGGAAGACATAGCTGAAGGTCTTGAGAACGGCCCTGCAGCCTTGGTTGGCCTTTTTAGCGGTCGCAATTTCGGAAAACAAGTGCTTCTTGTTGCTCCTGAATAA
- the LOC112777906 gene encoding F-box/kelch-repeat protein At1g30090-like → MRKVLDPLTGNWRSMASMGTNMASYDAAVLNGKLLVKEGWLWPFYVSPRGQVYDPRTDNWENMAVGLRKGWTGSSVVVYGHLFVVSELERLKLKVYDTETDSWDAINGPPLPEQICKPFAVNACDCHIYVVGRNLHVAVGHISRLLPDENSDEKWSFSVRWHVIDAPESLSVLTPSSSQVITGSAEFAASGFGEVLLIGNAEGD, encoded by the exons ATGAGAAAGGTATTGGATCCTCTCACTGGAAATTGGCGCTCTATGGCCAGCATGGGAACCAATATGGCATCTTATGATGCAGCAGTTCTCAACGGGAAGCTTCTCGTCAAGGAAGGCTGGTTATGGCCCTTTTATGTCTCTCCAAGGGGACAAGTCTATGATCCCAGAACAGATAATTGGGAAAACATGGCTGTTGGACTTAGAAAAGGCTGGACCGGTTCAAGTGTCGTTGTTTATGGCCACTTGTTTGTTGTCTCTGAGCTCGAAAGATTGAAGCTAAAGGTCTATGACACGGAAACAGACTCCTGGGATGCCATAAATGGCCCCCCTTTGCCTGAGCAAATATGCAAGCCTTTTGCTGTCAATGCTTGCGATTGCCATATTTATGTCGTGGGCCGAAATCTTCATGTTGCTGTTGGTCATATCTCTAGACTGCTTCCAGACGAAAATTCTGACGAAAAATGGAGCTTCAGTGTTCGATGGCATGTAATCGATGCACCGGAGAGTTTATCTGTTCTCACTCCTTCAAGCTCTCAGGTGAT AACTGGAAGTGCTGAATTTGCTGCTTCTGGATTTGGTGAAGTATTGTTGATTGGAAATGCAGAAGGGGATTAA
- the LOC112776695 gene encoding uncharacterized protein, whose protein sequence is MALVCGSASVTFPSSSFPRHSHRNTSSSSSSSLVGLQFPFHKLVSLSLSPSSSSNTNARTLRIHSQQQDSSILPPEQDPRFLCVEPEPRFKGPDIWNKTWYPKAADHVNTEKTWYVVDATDKVLGRLASTIAIHIRGKNLETYTPSVDMGAFVIVVNAEKVAVSGKKRTQKLYRRHSGRPGGMKVETFAQLQNRIPERIIEHAVRGMLPKGRLGRRLFTHLKVYEGPDHPHAAQKPIELPIQDKRIYLQR, encoded by the exons ATGGCTCTGGTGTGTGGTTCCGCGTCGGTGACGTTCCCTTCATCTTCTTTCCCACGTCACAGCCACAGGAatacctcttcctcttcctcttcctcattgGTTGGGTTACAATTTCCATTTCACAAGCTGGTATCCTTATCAttatctccctcttcttcttccaACACCAATGCAAGGACCCTCCGTATCCATTCTCAGCAGCAAGATTCTTCAATCCTTCCTCCAGAACAAGATCCACGCTTCCTCTGCGTCGAACCCGAACCCCGATTCAAAGGCCCG GACATTTGGAACAAGACCTGGTATCCAAAAGCTGCCGATCATGTTAATACGGAGAAAACATGGTATGTTGTTGATGCTACAGACAAAGTTCTTGGCAGACTGGCGTCAACGATTGCTATTCATATCCGAGGGAAAAATCTAGAAACCTATACTCCCAGCGTGGACATGGGTGCATTTGTAATTGTG GTGAATGCTGAAAAGGTTGCTGTATCTGGGAAAAAGAGAACCCAAAAGCTTTACAGGAGGCACTCTGGTAGACCTGGTGGTATGAAAGTAGAGACATTTGCTCAACTGCAGAACAGAATTCCTGAAAGAATTATCGAACATGCTGTTCGTGGCATGCTTCCGAAGGGGAGG CTTGGGAGGAGGCTATTCACCCACCTGAAGGTTTATGAGGGTCCAGATCATCCTCATGCTGCGCAGAAGCCCATCGAACTGCCAATTCAGGATAAGAGAATATATTTACAGAGATAG